The Prochlorococcus sp. MIT 1300 genome has a window encoding:
- a CDS encoding ATP synthase: MLVSQLLQNGTKPPKGGDVALQKSEDLINGVETTLNTDASNKGLTASLDEYGQLQLRFILATLVITSFAVAITAFVFDLRTAGSLLVGSLFGVLYLRLLARSIGRLARSSEKVGKVQLLVPVLLVIAASRLPELELLPALLGFLLYKPAMILQVLREN, encoded by the coding sequence TTGCTGGTATCCCAGCTTCTACAGAATGGAACAAAGCCTCCTAAGGGGGGTGATGTTGCACTGCAAAAATCTGAGGATCTCATCAATGGCGTCGAGACCACTCTGAATACAGACGCATCCAATAAGGGCTTAACAGCTTCATTGGATGAATATGGGCAGCTTCAGCTCCGCTTCATCTTGGCGACATTAGTGATCACATCTTTTGCGGTTGCTATTACAGCCTTTGTCTTTGATCTCAGAACTGCTGGCAGTTTGTTAGTGGGTTCATTGTTTGGAGTCCTTTATCTACGGCTTTTAGCTCGGAGTATTGGGAGACTTGCAAGGAGTTCGGAGAAGGTGGGGAAGGTGCAGCTGTTGGTTCCTGTTTTACTCGTCATAGCGGCCTCTAGGCTGCCTGAACTAGAGCTTCTACCGGCTTTATTGGGCTTTTTGCTTTATAAGCCGGCGATGATTCTTCAAGTTCTACGTGAGAACTGA